In Brachypodium distachyon strain Bd21 chromosome 2, Brachypodium_distachyon_v3.0, whole genome shotgun sequence, one genomic interval encodes:
- the LOC100842441 gene encoding transcriptional corepressor SEUSS has product MVSSGPPNPMGPGQPVGSASLLRTSSSLLGGGQQGMGAGGGLLQSQSPFSSLVSPRQFGGNGLLGGSSNVSSLLNRPSYGNGAPMSGPGQMPNGVVQMNTLQQRGGLDGAGDLIGAGVSDPASFPSSSQVSLGNHLGSDNLQHQQMEVQDLQHQHERQQQHQLPMSYNQQQLPSQQTQPQVTVKLENGGGMGGVKLEQRIGQHDQNGPSQMMRNAGNVKYEPHHLQALRGLGAVKMEQPNTDSSVFLQQQQQQQQQHHHLLQLTKQNPQAAAAAQLSLLQQQRILQMQQQQKQQQQQQQQQQQQHHMRTPGKPPYEPGTCAKRLTNYMYHQQHRPLDNNIEYWRNFVNEYFAPTAKKRWCVSLYGSGRQTTGVFPQDVWHCEICNRKPGRGFETTVEVLPRLCQIKYASGTLEELLYIDMPRESQNTSGQIVLDYTKAIQESVFDQLRVVREGHLRIVFNPDLKIASWEFCARRHEELIPRRSIIPQVSQLGTVVQKYQAAAQNSASLTTEDMQNNCQSFVQCARQLAKALEVPLVNDLGYTKRYVRCLQIAEVVNCMKDLIDHSRQTGSGPIASLHNFPRRTPSGINPLQSQQQQQQQPEEQQPVPQSSNQSGQNSAAMVGVQASSSANADVTSNNPLSCAPSTSAPSPSVPGLLQGAMDSRQDHPMSNANGLYSNSGNNGAISKVNSTSSLQSNPSTSLPSRGPTTSNNNVISAPQNTNQLSSPGVSSNLPPMQPPPTRPQEPEPSDSQSSVQRILQEMMSSQMNGAGHAGNDMKRSNGLNPGSNGVNCLVGNAVTNHSGMGGMGFGAMGGFGSNPAASGLRMAMANNAMAMNGRMGMHHSAHDLSQLGQQQQHQQQHDIGNQLLGGLRAANSFNSLQYDWKPSQ; this is encoded by the exons ATGgtgtcgtcagggccgcccaATCCGATGGGTCCTGGGCAGCCAGTTGGCTCTGCTTCGCTTCTCAGGACGAGCTCTAGCTTGCTCGGTGGTGGCCAGCAAGGAATGGGTGCTGGTGGTGGCCTGCTTCAGTCGCAGTCCCCGTTCTCATCTCTTGTCTCCCCGCGCCAATTTGGTGGAAATGGCCTGCTCGGAGGGTCCTCGAATGTCTCCTCCCTGCTCAATCGGCCGTCATATGGAAACGGCGCCCCTATGTCAGGCCCAGGACAAATGCCAAATGGCGTGGTTCAGATGAATACTCTACAGCAGAGAGGGGGGCTTGATGGTGCTGGTGATTTGATTGGCGCGGGGGTATCTGATCCTGCGTCCTTTCCATCCTCCTCCCAGGTTAGTTTGGGCAACCACCTAGGTTCAGATAACCTTCAGCATCAGCAAATGGAAGTGCAGGATTTGCAGCACCAACATGAGCGGCAACAGCAGCATCAACTTCCAATGTCATATAACCAGCAGCAGTTGCCATCACAGCAGACGCAGCCACAAGTTACAGTGAAGTTGGAGAATGGCGGCGGCATGGGTGGAGTCAAACTTGAACAACGAATTGGACAGCATGACCAGAATGGTCCATCCCAGATGATGCGCAATGCTGGCAATGTCAAATATGAGCCACATCACTTGCAAGCGTTGAGGGGTTTGGGTGCAGTGAAGATGGAGCAACCAAATACAGATTCATCAGTGTTcttgcagcaacagcaacaacaacagcagcagcaccatcaTTTGCTGCAACTCACAAAGCAGAATCCTcaagctgctgcggctgcccAACTGAGCctcttgcagcagcagcggatcTTGcaaatgcagcagcagcagaaacaacaacagcaacagcaacagcagcaacaacaacaacaccacATGAGAACTCCAGGAAAGCCACCTTACGAACCAGGTACCTGCGCAAAGCGATTGACCAATTACATGTATCATCAACAACACAGACCACTG GATAACAATATCGAGTACTGGAGAAACTTTGTCAATGAGTATTTTGCCCCAACGGCTAAAAAGAGGTGGTGTGTATCTCTTTACGGAAGTGGTCGTCAAACTACTGGTGTCTTCCCTCAG GATGTCTGGCACTGCGAAATATGCAATCGGAAGCCTGGGCGGGGCTTCG AGACAACAGTTGAGGTCTTACCACGATTATGCCAGATCAAATATGCAAGTGGTACACTGGAAGAACTATTGTATATTGACATGCCACGTGAATCCCAGAACACATCTGGTCAGATCGTGTTAGACTATACGAAAGCAATCCAGGAAAGTGTCTTTGATCAATTACGTGTGGTACGTGAGGGGCATCTAAGGATAGTTTTCAATCCAGACCTCAAG ATTGCATCTTGGGAGTTTTGTGCTAGACGTCATGAGGAACTTATTCCACGGCGATCAATCATACCGCAG GTTAGTCAGCTTGGCACGGTTGTACAAAAATATCAGGCTGCTGCTCAAAATTCAGCGAGTTTAACAACTGAGGACATGCAGAATAATTGCCAATC GTTTGTTCAATGTGCCCGCCAATTGGCTAAGGCCCTGGAGGTGCCTTTGGTAAATGATTTAGGTTACACAAAACGATATGTCCGCTGTCTTCAG ATTGCGGAGGTGGTAAACTGTATGAAAGATTTGATTGATCACAGCAGGCAGACTGGATCTGGACCAATCG CTAGCCTGCATAACTTTCCTCGGAGGACTCCATCAGGAATCAACCCTCTTCAAtcacagcagcaacagcagcagcagcctgaaGAGCAGCAGCCTGTTCCCCAGAGTTCAAACCAGAGTGGTCAAAATTCCGCTGCCATGGTTGGTGTGCAGGCTTCTTCCTCTGCCAATGCTGACGTGACATCAAATAATCCTCTCAGCTGTGCACCCTCTACATCAGCACCCTCACCATCTGTTCCCGGACTCCTCCAAGGAGCGATGGACTCTAGACAAGATCATCCAATGAGCAATGCAAATGGTCTGTATAGTAACAGTGGAAATAACGGTGCAATTTCCAAGGTGAACTCCACAAGCTCATTGCAGTCAAATCCATCTACATCTTTACCCTCTCGGGGGCCTACAACATCCAATAACAATGTGATATCCGCCCCTCAGAACACAAACCAACTCAGTTCCCCAGGGGTATCATCAAACCTGCCTCCTATGCAGCCACCTCCAACTCGTCCTCAGGAGCCTGAGCCAAGTGATTCTCAAAGCTCAGTTCAGAGAATCTTGCAAGAGATGATGTCATCACAAATGAATGGTGCTGGACATGCAGGCAATGATATGAAAAGATCAAACGGACTTAACCCTGGTAGTAATGGGGTTAATTGCTTAGTTGGTAATGCTGTCACAAATCACTCAGGAATGGGAGGTATGGGGTTTGGTGCCATGGGAGGGTTTGGTTCAAATCCTGCAGCAAGTGGGCTGAGAATGGCAATGGCAAACAATGCAATGGCAATGAATGGGAGGATGGGAATGCATCACAGTGCACATGACCTATCACAGTtgggccagcagcagcaacaccagcagcagcatgacATAGGAAATCAGTTGTTGGGTGGACTTAGAGCAGCAAACAGCTTCAATAGTCTTCAGTATGACTGGAAACCCTCTCAATAG